In Arthrobacter sp. PAMC25284, a single genomic region encodes these proteins:
- a CDS encoding inorganic phosphate transporter → MEITIMVALVIALALFFDFTNGFHDTANAMATPIATGAITPRKAVALAALLNLVGAFLSTEVARTVSGGIIREGSDGVLITPEIIFAGLMGAILWNMITWLKGLPSSSSHALFGGLIGAAIAGIGIHSVNFTSLMQKVIIPAVFAPLIACGVAYLATRVAYSLTSRHNPETGDKLTQRRGGFKTGQIFTSSLVALAHGTNDAQKTMGIITLVLIAAGTQQAGTGPQFWVITACALAIAIGTYAGGWRIIRTMGAGLTEVKPAQGFAAEASTASAILASSHLGFALSTTQVASGSVIGSGLGRRGTSVRWGTAGRIAVGWLFTLPAAGIVGALTALLVNTGVIGVVIAAVAGTGAVLYMFIHSRRSHVGHHNAIEVEDAGTAVRFATKKSGRKPGRSKELQR, encoded by the coding sequence GTGGAAATCACCATCATGGTGGCGCTAGTGATAGCGCTGGCACTATTTTTTGACTTCACCAACGGATTTCACGACACGGCGAATGCCATGGCGACGCCCATCGCGACCGGCGCCATTACGCCCAGAAAAGCCGTCGCGCTGGCCGCGCTGCTGAACCTGGTTGGCGCCTTCCTGTCCACGGAAGTCGCCAGGACAGTCTCCGGCGGGATCATCCGCGAAGGCTCCGACGGCGTCCTCATCACGCCGGAGATCATCTTCGCTGGGCTGATGGGCGCGATCCTGTGGAACATGATCACGTGGCTCAAAGGCCTCCCGTCGAGCTCGTCCCACGCCCTTTTCGGCGGATTGATCGGTGCCGCCATCGCGGGCATCGGCATCCATTCTGTGAACTTTACGTCGCTTATGCAGAAAGTTATTATCCCGGCCGTGTTCGCGCCGCTCATCGCCTGTGGCGTGGCCTACCTCGCCACCCGGGTGGCATATTCCCTGACCTCACGGCACAACCCGGAAACCGGTGACAAGCTCACCCAGCGTCGCGGCGGTTTCAAAACCGGGCAGATTTTCACTTCCAGCCTCGTCGCCCTGGCCCATGGCACCAATGATGCACAGAAGACCATGGGCATCATTACGCTGGTCCTGATTGCGGCCGGGACCCAGCAGGCGGGAACCGGACCCCAGTTCTGGGTAATCACTGCCTGCGCTCTCGCCATCGCCATCGGCACGTACGCCGGTGGCTGGCGCATCATTCGCACGATGGGCGCCGGACTGACGGAAGTCAAGCCCGCCCAGGGCTTCGCCGCGGAGGCGAGCACGGCCTCCGCTATTCTCGCTTCCTCGCACCTTGGCTTCGCGCTCTCGACCACGCAGGTCGCCTCCGGATCCGTCATTGGCTCGGGACTGGGCCGCCGGGGTACCTCCGTGCGGTGGGGAACGGCAGGACGCATTGCGGTGGGCTGGCTCTTCACTCTGCCGGCCGCCGGAATCGTGGGGGCCTTGACGGCCCTGCTGGTAAACACTGGAGTCATCGGTGTGGTGATCGCCGCCGTGGCCGGAACAGGCGCCGTCCTGTACATGTTCATCCACTCACGCCGTTCCCATGTGGGCCACCACAATGCCATCGAAGTCGAGGACGCCGGCACTGCCGTGCGCTTCGCCACGAAGAAATCCGGCCGCAAGCCCGGCCGGAGCAAGGAACTGCAGCGATGA
- a CDS encoding dihydrofolate reductase family protein, with the protein MAGFQYFVASSLDGFIATADDNLDWLLQFDGFEGGRESYDAFMAGIGCVVMGGETYAWLREHQPDEWPYPGIPCWVFTHHEHSAPKGADVTFVRGPVKEFESDLAADAGDRNVWIIGGGVLAAQFADAGLLDELIISIIPVMLGGGKPVLPVGRPTTPLGLLSSHSMGRGVVELRYRFGGRA; encoded by the coding sequence ATGGCAGGTTTCCAGTACTTCGTGGCATCGTCCCTTGATGGATTCATCGCCACCGCCGATGACAACCTTGACTGGCTTCTGCAGTTCGACGGTTTCGAAGGCGGCCGGGAAAGCTACGACGCGTTCATGGCCGGCATCGGCTGCGTGGTGATGGGCGGCGAAACCTACGCCTGGCTGCGGGAACACCAACCGGACGAGTGGCCGTATCCGGGCATCCCCTGCTGGGTCTTCACGCACCACGAACACTCTGCACCGAAAGGCGCCGACGTCACCTTCGTGCGCGGACCTGTCAAGGAGTTCGAATCTGACCTCGCCGCGGATGCAGGTGACCGGAACGTGTGGATCATCGGCGGGGGAGTCCTCGCGGCACAATTCGCCGACGCCGGGCTGCTGGATGAGCTGATCATCTCAATCATTCCCGTGATGCTGGGCGGCGGTAAACCGGTGTTGCCGGTGGGCCGCCCGACGACGCCGCTGGGACTGCTCTCGTCCCACTCCATGGGCCGGGGAGTGGTTGAACTGCGCTACCGCTTCGGCGGCAGGGCGTAG
- the polA gene encoding DNA polymerase I produces the protein MAFRAFYALPAENFATSTGQHTNAVHGFTSMLINLIKEQKPTHVAVAFDVSDDTTFRKAEYDGYKGGRNETPREFSGQIDLIDKVMQAWGIKTIAMPGFEADDVLATLAAQGDAAGFEVLLVSGDRDTFQLITDNVFVLYPKQGVSNIPRMDAAAIEAKYFVTPPQYSDLAALVGESADNLPGVPGVGPKTAAKWINLYGGLEGILENLDKIGGKVGDSLREHIGSVKRNRRLNHLLRDLELPVSLQELEEPRPDHDAVEELFDTLEFKTLRTRLFALYGNESKDVHAESIEVPDYTTLTGAAELREFLDAGKGQRSALAVDLVPGGIADDAAAIAVARPDAAAFIDLASLDAEADAVLAAWLNDPHAPKVLHGFKPALKAFTARGLGLDGVVDDTSISGYLIQPDRRSYELAELAQHHLKMNVSTEAAKTGQLELAFDGEDDGAAAGALVQQSAVVLALSHHFETELTTREAQELLTSLELPVSRVLARMELDGIAVSMDRMNEQLADLSKVIENAQELAFAAIGHEVNLGSPKQLQTVLFEELGLPKTKKIKSGYTTDAASLKTLLEKTGHEFLVQLMAHRESAKLRQMVESLKKSVADDARIHTTYAQNVAATGRISSNNPNLQNIPVRSEEGRRVRGIFVVSEGFECLLSADYSQIEMRIMAHLSADPGLIQAYKDGEDLHRFVGSHIFGVAPAEVTSAMRSKVKAMSYGLAYGLTSFGLSKQLEISVDEARTLMKEYFERFGAVRDYLRGVVEQARIDGYTATIEGRRRYLPDLTSTDRQLRENAERVALNSPIQGSAADIIKRAMLGVSEALADQGLKSRMLLQVHDELVLEVAPGELEAVRKLVTEQMGAAAELSVPLDVQIGVGSSWFEAGH, from the coding sequence ATGGCATTCCGCGCGTTCTACGCCTTGCCGGCAGAGAACTTCGCCACTTCCACAGGCCAGCACACCAACGCCGTCCACGGCTTCACCTCCATGCTGATCAACCTGATCAAGGAGCAGAAGCCCACGCACGTCGCTGTCGCCTTCGATGTCTCCGACGACACCACCTTCCGAAAGGCCGAATACGACGGCTACAAGGGCGGCCGGAATGAGACGCCGCGCGAATTCAGCGGCCAGATCGACCTGATCGACAAGGTCATGCAGGCCTGGGGCATCAAGACCATCGCAATGCCCGGCTTCGAGGCCGACGACGTCCTCGCCACGCTGGCGGCCCAGGGCGACGCAGCCGGCTTCGAGGTGCTCCTCGTCTCCGGCGACCGCGACACCTTCCAGCTCATCACAGACAACGTCTTCGTCCTCTATCCGAAGCAGGGCGTCAGCAATATCCCGCGGATGGACGCGGCAGCCATCGAAGCCAAGTACTTCGTAACCCCGCCGCAGTACTCGGACCTCGCCGCGCTCGTGGGGGAGTCCGCGGACAACCTCCCAGGGGTGCCCGGCGTTGGCCCGAAGACCGCCGCCAAATGGATCAACCTCTATGGCGGCCTCGAAGGCATCCTCGAAAACCTGGACAAAATCGGCGGCAAAGTCGGCGACTCGCTCCGCGAACACATCGGCTCCGTCAAACGGAACCGGCGGCTCAACCACCTCCTGCGCGACCTGGAACTGCCGGTATCGCTCCAGGAACTCGAAGAGCCACGCCCCGACCACGACGCCGTCGAGGAACTCTTCGACACGCTGGAATTCAAAACGCTCAGGACCCGGCTCTTTGCGCTCTACGGCAACGAATCCAAGGACGTCCACGCCGAGAGCATCGAGGTTCCCGACTACACCACGCTCACCGGGGCTGCGGAACTCCGGGAGTTCCTCGACGCCGGCAAGGGGCAGCGCTCCGCCCTCGCCGTGGACCTGGTGCCCGGCGGAATCGCCGACGACGCCGCCGCGATCGCCGTCGCGCGTCCCGACGCCGCCGCGTTCATCGACCTCGCCTCCCTCGATGCCGAGGCCGATGCGGTGCTGGCCGCCTGGCTAAACGATCCGCACGCCCCCAAAGTCCTGCACGGCTTCAAACCCGCGCTCAAGGCCTTCACCGCCCGTGGCCTGGGCCTGGACGGCGTCGTCGACGACACATCCATCTCCGGGTACCTGATCCAGCCGGACCGCCGCAGCTACGAGCTGGCCGAACTCGCCCAGCATCACCTGAAGATGAACGTCTCGACGGAAGCTGCCAAGACCGGTCAACTGGAACTGGCCTTCGACGGCGAGGACGACGGCGCCGCCGCCGGCGCGCTCGTCCAGCAGTCCGCCGTCGTGCTGGCCCTGAGCCACCACTTCGAAACGGAACTGACGACCCGCGAGGCGCAGGAGCTGCTCACCAGCCTCGAACTGCCGGTCAGCCGCGTCCTGGCCCGGATGGAACTCGACGGGATCGCCGTGTCGATGGACCGTATGAACGAGCAGTTGGCGGATCTGTCGAAGGTCATCGAAAATGCCCAGGAGCTTGCGTTCGCGGCGATCGGGCATGAAGTGAACCTGGGATCCCCGAAGCAACTGCAGACGGTACTTTTTGAAGAACTGGGCCTGCCGAAGACCAAAAAAATCAAATCCGGGTACACCACCGACGCCGCCTCGCTCAAGACGCTGCTGGAAAAGACCGGACACGAATTCCTGGTCCAGCTGATGGCGCACCGGGAATCAGCCAAACTCCGGCAGATGGTGGAGTCACTCAAGAAGTCCGTGGCGGACGATGCCCGGATCCACACCACGTACGCGCAGAACGTCGCCGCGACGGGCCGGATCTCCTCCAACAACCCCAACCTGCAAAACATCCCGGTCCGCAGCGAGGAAGGCCGGCGTGTGCGCGGCATCTTCGTGGTCAGCGAGGGTTTTGAATGCCTGCTGTCCGCGGACTACTCGCAGATCGAGATGCGGATCATGGCGCACCTCTCCGCCGACCCGGGCCTGATCCAGGCCTACAAGGACGGCGAGGACCTGCACCGGTTCGTCGGTTCGCACATCTTCGGCGTGGCACCGGCCGAGGTCACCAGTGCGATGCGTTCCAAGGTCAAGGCGATGTCCTACGGCCTGGCCTACGGGCTGACCTCCTTCGGGCTGTCCAAGCAGCTGGAGATCTCCGTCGACGAGGCCCGGACCCTGATGAAGGAATACTTCGAACGCTTCGGCGCCGTCCGCGACTACCTCCGCGGCGTTGTTGAACAGGCCCGGATCGACGGCTACACGGCCACCATCGAGGGCCGCCGGCGTTACCTGCCGGACCTGACCAGCACGGACCGACAGCTGCGGGAAAACGCCGAACGTGTGGCGTTGAACTCGCCGATCCAGGGTTCCGCCGCCGACATCATCAAACGCGCCATGCTGGGGGTCTCGGAGGCGCTGGCCGACCAAGGCCTTAAATCGCGGATGCTGCTCCAGGTCCATGACGAACTGGTCCTCGAAGTCGCGCCCGGGGAACTGGAGGCCGTCCGGAAACTGGTCACGGAGCAAATGGGCGCCGCCGCGGAACTGTCCGTACCGCTCGATGTCCAGATCGGCGTTGGCTCCAGCTGGTTCGAGGCGGGCCACTAG
- a CDS encoding GNAT family N-acetyltransferase, which yields MSNPRGDYEIRRFEPAAKDDPAYPGSVAWKRAVDFGFHDARRTDERVDKGLEMDRADRRVMTGAYQAGPVAGHSLGADIPVATFGTMTRTLNIGFGRLLDTRLVTNVTVRTSHRRRGLLRRMMGGELALARQEGLAMAALTASEASIYGRFGYGVATSEQSVKVDTTARFVLKHIPVGSVEVADPKVLLELAPEVFDRLHRVTPGSIGRHEFYRQLASGSVGRDGDEDLKVKVALHYGPRRRCGRLRVL from the coding sequence GTGTCGAATCCACGAGGGGACTATGAAATCCGCCGGTTTGAACCGGCAGCCAAAGACGATCCGGCGTACCCCGGGTCGGTCGCGTGGAAGCGGGCGGTCGACTTTGGCTTCCACGACGCCCGCCGCACCGACGAGCGGGTGGACAAGGGCCTCGAGATGGACCGCGCTGACCGGCGGGTGATGACCGGTGCGTACCAGGCGGGGCCAGTTGCCGGCCACTCGCTCGGCGCGGACATACCCGTTGCCACGTTCGGAACGATGACCCGGACGCTGAACATTGGTTTCGGCCGCCTTCTGGATACCCGGCTGGTGACCAACGTGACCGTGCGGACCTCGCACCGGCGACGCGGACTGCTGCGCCGCATGATGGGCGGGGAGCTGGCCCTGGCCCGGCAGGAAGGCCTGGCGATGGCAGCACTCACCGCCTCGGAGGCCTCGATCTACGGCCGCTTCGGGTACGGCGTCGCGACGTCCGAGCAGTCGGTCAAAGTGGACACCACGGCGCGTTTCGTGTTGAAGCACATTCCGGTCGGCAGCGTCGAGGTGGCCGATCCGAAGGTCCTCCTGGAGCTGGCTCCGGAGGTCTTTGACCGCCTGCACCGCGTTACCCCCGGATCGATCGGCCGGCACGAGTTCTACCGGCAATTGGCCTCGGGTTCGGTCGGCCGCGACGGGGACGAGGACCTGAAGGTCAAGGTGGCGTTGCATTACGGGCCCCGACGGCGGTGTGGACGGCTACGTGTCCTATAA
- a CDS encoding sterol carrier protein domain-containing protein has protein sequence MSYKFRGWSSTPYTMEVIDLVAATRAAYLELWQYLGAIDLVERVTWAEAPVDDPLPWALEDPRCVDASEARDMLWLRVLDVRKALEARHYPADGRLVLNVADPLGLADGTFALDVSGGAAVVTDTGGAGADLELDVSALSSIYLGGVHPVTLASSGRIEEQTPGAAFAAARMFAVERPPHCLTHF, from the coding sequence GTGTCCTATAAGTTCCGCGGCTGGTCCAGCACCCCCTACACGATGGAGGTAATCGACCTGGTGGCGGCGACCCGGGCGGCCTACCTGGAGCTGTGGCAGTACCTGGGCGCCATCGACCTCGTCGAACGCGTCACCTGGGCGGAAGCGCCCGTGGACGATCCGCTGCCATGGGCACTCGAGGACCCCCGTTGCGTCGACGCCTCGGAGGCCAGGGACATGCTCTGGCTGCGGGTGCTGGACGTCAGGAAGGCCCTGGAGGCACGCCATTACCCCGCCGACGGGCGGCTGGTGCTAAACGTCGCCGATCCGCTCGGCCTGGCGGACGGCACGTTCGCCCTCGACGTGAGCGGAGGTGCCGCCGTCGTCACGGACACAGGCGGTGCCGGCGCGGACCTTGAATTGGATGTGTCGGCGCTCTCCTCGATCTACCTCGGTGGCGTTCATCCGGTCACGCTGGCATCTTCGGGACGGATCGAAGAGCAGACGCCGGGCGCGGCATTTGCAGCCGCCCGCATGTTCGCCGTCGAACGCCCGCCGCACTGCCTGACGCATTTCTAG
- a CDS encoding VOC family protein: MSNTSNPSDATTGNASGQWPQGVGAITLFVDDLAACRDFYQDVFGLAVTFEDDVSAVFKFQNVMINLLDSTAAPELIGPAAVAPAAAGARQQFTIEVGDVDAMCAELERRGATLLNGPMDRPWGIRTASFRDPGGHIWEIAQ; this comes from the coding sequence ATGTCCAATACCTCAAACCCGAGCGATGCAACAACCGGCAACGCATCTGGCCAGTGGCCTCAGGGCGTTGGCGCCATCACGCTGTTTGTAGATGACCTGGCCGCATGTAGGGACTTCTATCAGGACGTGTTTGGCCTCGCCGTGACATTCGAGGATGATGTCTCGGCGGTCTTCAAATTCCAAAACGTCATGATCAATCTGCTGGACTCCACGGCCGCCCCTGAGCTCATCGGCCCGGCCGCCGTAGCGCCAGCCGCGGCCGGGGCCCGTCAGCAGTTCACGATCGAAGTCGGCGACGTTGACGCCATGTGTGCCGAACTGGAACGCCGCGGGGCAACGCTCCTCAACGGACCGATGGACAGGCCCTGGGGAATTCGCACGGCCAGCTTCCGTGATCCCGGCGGCCACATCTGGGAGATTGCCCAGTAG
- a CDS encoding GNAT family N-acetyltransferase has protein sequence MPVSNESRVVLEDVTEAVLVELLALATSDADADEVTPPLGGTAGWNTERISWFRAYHRAAAAGLEGPAAEKTWAVYSNGEIAGSIRLRRTGPADQSRGRDPSRGRDHESDSQSLETGIWLGRAMRGTGIGAEAFRLVRDLALAAGARELRAQTSPGNHAAQALLRAGGAEIVSGISPSAGADTPAAPVRARIRLG, from the coding sequence ATGCCCGTCTCAAATGAATCCCGAGTAGTGCTGGAGGACGTGACTGAGGCCGTCCTCGTGGAACTGCTGGCCCTTGCCACCAGCGACGCCGACGCCGACGAAGTCACCCCACCCCTGGGCGGCACCGCCGGCTGGAACACCGAACGGATCAGCTGGTTCCGGGCCTACCACCGGGCCGCCGCTGCCGGGCTCGAAGGGCCGGCCGCGGAGAAGACCTGGGCCGTCTACAGCAATGGCGAAATTGCCGGGTCCATCCGGCTCCGGCGGACCGGACCGGCGGATCAAAGCCGTGGGCGGGACCCAAGCCGTGGGCGGGACCACGAATCGGACAGCCAGTCGCTGGAGACCGGAATCTGGCTGGGCCGGGCCATGCGTGGGACCGGCATCGGCGCGGAGGCGTTTCGGCTGGTCAGGGACCTGGCGTTGGCCGCCGGCGCCCGCGAGCTGAGGGCCCAAACCAGCCCGGGCAATCATGCCGCGCAGGCCCTGCTGCGGGCTGGGGGTGCCGAGATCGTGTCCGGGATCAGTCCCAGCGCCGGTGCAGATACCCCGGCCGCACCTGTCAGGGCCCGGATCCGACTGGGCTGA
- a CDS encoding IMPACT family protein, translating into MADDVDIEESRATVYTTLAAGPGFRHELEVKRSRFITVLARTGDEDSARAVIAGLRREFHDARHHCSAFVLGPDRGIQRSSDDGEPSGTAGIPMLDALLKRETPTGNADLSDITAVVVRYFGGILLGAGGLVRAYSESVSAAADLAPLVLRRRLRICSVRVPHAAAGRLENELRSAGQVMAETGYEAQDAVLKIALPDEAAALAEAAALLASLSAGTATLVPGETRWIDARLK; encoded by the coding sequence GTGGCAGATGACGTGGATATCGAGGAGAGCCGGGCGACGGTCTACACAACCCTGGCCGCCGGACCGGGATTCCGCCATGAGCTGGAGGTCAAACGATCCAGGTTCATCACCGTTCTTGCCCGGACCGGAGACGAGGACAGCGCCCGGGCTGTGATTGCCGGCCTGCGCCGGGAATTCCATGACGCCCGCCATCACTGCTCCGCGTTCGTGCTCGGCCCGGACCGCGGAATCCAGCGCTCCAGCGACGACGGTGAGCCGTCCGGAACCGCGGGGATCCCGATGCTGGACGCGCTCCTGAAGCGGGAAACCCCCACAGGGAACGCCGACCTCAGCGACATCACCGCCGTCGTCGTCCGCTACTTCGGCGGCATCCTGCTCGGCGCCGGCGGTCTGGTGCGGGCCTACTCGGAATCGGTCTCGGCCGCGGCGGATCTCGCGCCGCTGGTCCTGCGGCGGCGGTTGCGCATCTGCTCGGTGCGGGTCCCCCATGCCGCGGCCGGTCGCCTGGAGAACGAACTGCGCTCGGCAGGCCAGGTGATGGCAGAGACCGGATATGAGGCGCAGGATGCTGTCCTGAAGATTGCCCTCCCGGACGAAGCGGCGGCCCTCGCAGAGGCAGCTGCGCTCCTGGCCTCGCTGTCGGCCGGAACAGCCACCCTGGTGCCCGGAGAAACACGGTGGATCGATGCCCGTCTCAAATGA
- the coaE gene encoding dephospho-CoA kinase: protein MLMIGLTGGIAAGKSVAAARLRERGAVLVDADALAREVVEPGTPGLARVVEEFGAEMLTADGALDRARLGAAVFGHPGRLETLNGIIHPLVRERAAALVAAAPVGAVVVQDIPLLVETGQGRNFHLVVVVDAPDGLRLQRLLERRQMGEEAARSRMAAQASRADRLAAADVVLENEGTPEDLAAAVDRLWDDRLVPFALNVAQERIAPRTEGPVIAAFNPDWNTQAGRIIARLQAVAPQEILAVDHIGSTAVPGLDAKDVIDLQLSVRDLAAADRLAPLLAAAGYPRWPGIITDNPKPSHPDPADWGKRLHANADPGRAVNLHLRSAGSPGWRYALCFRDWLRAEGRARTDYLAEKRRVATLHAVDKSTAGYAADKEGWFTEYAAPRMEEWVREAGWAPPTPAVAVSGGPVSGGPDDAVPPKAESGADVGGAR, encoded by the coding sequence GTGTTGATGATCGGGTTGACCGGCGGGATCGCTGCAGGAAAGTCAGTGGCTGCTGCCCGCCTGCGTGAACGCGGCGCCGTGCTTGTTGATGCTGATGCGCTGGCCCGCGAAGTGGTGGAGCCCGGCACGCCGGGCCTGGCCCGGGTAGTGGAGGAGTTTGGCGCGGAGATGCTCACGGCCGACGGCGCGCTGGACCGCGCCCGTCTGGGTGCTGCGGTCTTCGGTCATCCCGGGCGGCTCGAGACGCTCAACGGCATCATCCATCCTTTGGTGCGCGAACGCGCCGCCGCGCTCGTCGCCGCGGCCCCTGTCGGTGCTGTCGTTGTCCAGGACATCCCGCTCCTGGTGGAAACCGGGCAGGGCCGAAACTTCCACCTGGTCGTAGTGGTGGATGCGCCGGACGGACTGCGGCTCCAACGGCTGCTGGAGCGCCGGCAGATGGGCGAAGAAGCCGCACGGTCGAGAATGGCCGCCCAGGCATCCCGGGCCGACCGGCTGGCCGCCGCCGATGTAGTGCTCGAGAACGAGGGCACGCCGGAAGACCTCGCGGCCGCCGTCGACCGCCTGTGGGATGACCGGCTGGTGCCCTTCGCGCTCAATGTCGCACAGGAGCGGATCGCCCCACGGACGGAAGGCCCGGTCATTGCCGCGTTCAATCCGGACTGGAACACCCAGGCAGGCCGGATTATTGCCCGACTGCAGGCGGTGGCGCCGCAGGAGATCCTCGCGGTCGACCATATCGGGTCCACCGCCGTACCGGGACTGGACGCCAAGGACGTTATAGACCTCCAGCTCAGCGTCCGCGATCTCGCCGCCGCCGATCGTCTCGCGCCGCTCCTGGCAGCCGCCGGTTATCCCCGCTGGCCCGGCATCATCACGGACAACCCCAAGCCCTCGCACCCTGACCCCGCCGACTGGGGGAAGAGGCTCCACGCCAACGCCGACCCAGGCCGGGCGGTAAACCTTCACCTTCGCTCCGCAGGATCGCCAGGGTGGCGTTACGCGCTGTGCTTCCGTGACTGGCTTCGGGCGGAAGGCCGGGCACGCACCGACTATCTGGCGGAAAAACGACGGGTGGCAACCCTGCACGCCGTGGACAAGTCCACCGCGGGATACGCGGCAGACAAGGAAGGCTGGTTCACCGAGTACGCCGCGCCCCGCATGGAGGAATGGGTCCGGGAGGCCGGCTGGGCACCGCCGACGCCTGCCGTGGCGGTCAGTGGAGGCCCGGTCAGCGGCGGCCCGGACGATGCGGTGCCGCCTAAAGCTGAATCCGGAGCCGATGTCGGTGGTGCGCGGTAA